A genome region from Nycticebus coucang isolate mNycCou1 chromosome 4, mNycCou1.pri, whole genome shotgun sequence includes the following:
- the PISD gene encoding phosphatidylserine decarboxylase proenzyme, mitochondrial isoform X6, giving the protein MCQSEALRGPELRTAKWPLPAQQLLHLRGNSLSSAQHSQSSQLVGWQEKLRSETTRLQFPQLALRRRLGQLSCMSRPALKLRSWPLTVLYYLLPFGALRPLSRVGWRPVSRVALYKSVPTRLLSRAWGRLNQVELPHWLRGPVYSLYIWTFGVNMKEAAVEDLHHYRNLSEFFRRKLKPQARPVCGLHSVISPSDGKILNFGQVKNCEVEQVKGVTYSLESFLGPRTYTEDLPFPAATSCDSFKNQLVTREGNELYHCVIYLAPGDYHCFHSPTDWTVSHRRHFPGSLMSVNPGMARWIKELFCHNERVVLTGDWKHGFFSLTAVGATNVGSIRIYFDQDLHTNSPRYSKGSYNDFSFVTHANKEGIPMRKGEHLGEFNLGSTIVLIFEAPKDFNFQLKAGQKIHFGEALGSL; this is encoded by the exons ATGTGTCAGTCAGAGGCACTGCGAGGACCAGAGCTCCGCACAGCAAAATG GCCCCTTCCTGCCCAGCAGCTGCTCCACCTGAGAGGTAACTCCCTCTCATCTGCCCAGCATTCCCAGTCCTCCCAGCTGGTTGGCTGGCAGGAGAAACTGAGAAGTGAGACCACCAG GTTGCAGTTTCCCCAGCTGGCCCTGAGGCGGAGGCTGGGGCAGCTGAGCTGCATGTCCAGACCTGCCTTGAAACTGCGCTCCTGGCCCTTGACTGTCCTCTACTACCTCCTGCCCTTCGGTGCCCTCAGACCACTCAGCCGGGTGGGATGGCGGCCCGTGAGCAGG GTGGCCCTGTACAAGTCAGTGCCTACACGTCTACTCTCTCGGGCCTGGGGCCGCCTCAACCAGGTGGAGCTGCCACATTGGCTGCGTGGGCCCGTCTACAGCCTATACATCTGGACCTTTGGGGTGAACATGAAGGAAGCCGCTGTGGAGGATCTGCACCACTACCGCAACCTTAGCGAGTTCTTCCGGCGCAAGCTGAAGCCGCAGGCCCGGCCTGTGTGTGGCCTGCACAGCGTG ATCAGCCCATCAGATGGGAAGATCCTCAATTTTGGGCAGGTGAAGAACTGCGAGGTAGAGCAAGTGAAAGGGGTTACCTACTCCCTGGAGTCGTTCCTGGGCCCACGCACCTACACGGAAGACCTGCCCTTCCCAGCAG CTACCTCATGTGACTCCTTCAAGAACCAGCTGGTCACTCGGGAAGGGAACGAGCTCTACCACTGTGTCATCTACTTGGCCCCTGGGGACTACCACTGCTTTCATTCCCCAACTGACTGGACTGTTTCCCACCGGCGACATTTCCCAG GCTCCCTGATGTCGGTGAACCCCGGCATGGCTCGCTGGATCAAAGAACTCTTCTGCCACAATGAGCGAGTAGTCCTGACTGGGGACTGGAAACATGGCTTCTTCTCACTGACGGCTGTGGGGGCCACCAATGTGGGCTCCATTCGCATCTACTTTGATCAG GACCTGCACACAAACAGCCCAAGATACAGCAAGGGCTCCTACAATGACTTCAGCTTCGTGACACACGCCAACAAGGAGGGCATCCCCATGCGGAAGGGCGAGCACCTGGGCGAGTTCAACCTGGGCTCCACCATTGTGCTCATCTTCGAGGCCCCCAAAGACTTCAACTTCCAGCTGAAAGCAGGACAGAAAATCCACTTTGGAGAGGCCCTGGGCTCTCTATAG